From Hymenobacter sediminicola:
ATAGAAAAGCCCCGTCAGCTTGGTTGCTGACGGGGCTTTTCTATGAGTAGAATTCAGCTGATAAGAAAGAGGAGCACAGCTGAAGGAAAAAGCTACGGTACGGCCGAAGCGTTAGGCGAGGCTGGGTAACTGTGACTTACAGAGCGGCAATGCGCTCAACGTTCACGGCGTTCAGCCCCTTCTTGCCCTCAATTACCTCAAACGAAACCCGGTCATTTTCGCGGATTTCGTGAATCAAACCGGTCTGGTGTACAAAAATATCCTGGTTGTTTTCGTCCTGGATGATAAAACCGAAGCCCTTCGATTCGTTGAAGAACTTTACTTTGCCCGTTTTCATAGGAGAACTGGTGTTGTAGTGGAAATGTAGAAAGACGCTGGTAAATCTAAGGGGCTATTTTGAATAATCGACGTACCTGACTTGGAAAGTAGCGGCATAGTAGGCTGAAGGAAGGAAAGGCTGAGATTCTGGTAATCAAGTAAGTAAGCTAGTGCGCTGAGCCAAGGGATACAGGTAGAATACAAGCGGCCAAAAGAACAATGCAGGAAAACCATGCGTATAGTTTGGCTCCTGATGAGTTCTTTTTCTCACCCTAACCTTCTAATTCCCATGGCAAACGAAGAAAAAAACCAACAGAATGCGGCCGGTCTGCAAAATGGCGGCAACACTTCCAATCCGATGAACTCGGGGCAGAATCAGCTGTCATCAATGGCCAGCACTAGTGGAACCCAAGGCGCAGCGTCCAGAAAAAATCAGCCTGCCACTCCCGGCTCTGCTGATGGCGCTACCGGCTCTGCGTCCTCCAGCACGTCATTGGCCGCTTCGG
This genomic window contains:
- a CDS encoding cold-shock protein, which gives rise to MKTGKVKFFNESKGFGFIIQDENNQDIFVHQTGLIHEIRENDRVSFEVIEGKKGLNAVNVERIAAL